The stretch of DNA AATGCGAGGAGGAAGATCGTCAGCACGATCGACACGACGAAGACCGTCAGCTGCTCGGACGTGACCCGGACGTTGGCGACGTTGAACTCGCGGTGCGGAGCGTTGGACGGGAAGAACTTCGGATCGGCGCCGAACAGGAGCTGGCCCCCGTTTTCGAGGAGCAGCGAAACGCCGATCGCGGTGATGAGGGACGTCATCTTCGCCGCCCGCCGCACCGGCCGGTAGGCGAAGCGTTCGATGACGATGCCGAGCAATCCGCAGACGACCATCGAGAGGACCATGATCGCGATCGCCCGAGGGTACGACGGCTCCGCCGCCCGGAAGCGCGTGGAGGCGTAGTACCCGACGTACGCGCCGACCATATAGACGTCGCCGTGGGCGAAGTTGATCAGGCGCAGGATCCCGTACACCATCGTGTATCCCAGCGCGATCAGCGCGTAGATCGAGCCGAGGGACAGCCCGTTGACGAGCTGCTGGAGAAAGGTGCTCACGCGCCGGGTTCGATGCGTTCCTGAAAGACGAACTTCCCGTCCTGGACCTTCAGCATGACGACCGGCTTCACGGCGTTGCGGTCCTTGTCGATCGTGATCGTGCCGGTGACGCCCGCGTAGTTCTTCGTCTGCGCCAGCGCGTCGCGGACCTTCGCCCCGTCGGTCGACTTCGCGCGGGTCATCGCGTCCGCGAGGATCCGGGCGGCGTCGTAGCCGAGCGCGGCGAGCGCGTCGGGCGTGTTGCCGTACTTCGCCTTGTAGTCGGCGACGAACTTCTGGACCGCGGGCGCCGGATCGTCGACGGAATAGTGGTTCGAGAAATAACAGCCGTTGAGCGCCTTGCCGCCGATCTCCCACAGGCGGGGCGAATCCCATCCGTCG from Thermoanaerobaculia bacterium encodes:
- a CDS encoding branched-chain amino acid ABC transporter permease; translated protein: MSTFLQQLVNGLSLGSIYALIALGYTMVYGILRLINFAHGDVYMVGAYVGYYASTRFRAAEPSYPRAIAIMVLSMVVCGLLGIVIERFAYRPVRRAAKMTSLITAIGVSLLLENGGQLLFGADPKFFPSNAPHREFNVANVRVTSEQLTVFVVSIVLTIFLLA